A region of the Pseudomonas anguilliseptica genome:
GCAGAATTTGCTCGAAAAACGTACAAGCAAAAGGCTATGGCACTAGGCCTGCTTATAGCGCGCGGTGCAATAGATCGAGATTGAGATAGCCAGAAACCGCAGCCGGCGTGGCTTCGGCCAGGCGCGGCAGATAACCCAGACAGGGCGCAGGCAGCCGCTCGGCCAGGGTCGCCAGATTGTCTTCAAGCCGCGAGGTGTGCGGGTCGACCAGATTGGCCACCCAGCCCGCCAACTGCAGGCCGTCACGCAGAATGGCCTCGGCGCTGAGCAGCGCCTGATTGATGCAGCCCAGACGCACGCCGACCACCAGGATCACCGGCAACTGCAGGGCAATCGCCAGATCCGACAGGGCTTCCTGACCAGCCAACGGCACCCGCCAACCGCCCGCCCCTTCGACCAGGGTAAAGTCCGCCTGCTTG
Encoded here:
- the bioD gene encoding dethiobiotin synthase, yielding MSQAFFVTGTDTEIGKTTIAAGLLHAARMTGLSTAAAKPVASGCVRTVDGLRNDDALALLGECTLALRYEEVNPLAFEPAIAPHLAAREVGVLLDVAALQGPVQAILDKQADFTLVEGAGGWRVPLAGQEALSDLAIALQLPVILVVGVRLGCINQALLSAEAILRDGLQLAGWVANLVDPHTSRLEDNLATLAERLPAPCLGYLPRLAEATPAAVSGYLNLDLLHRAL